In the genome of Apteryx mantelli isolate bAptMan1 chromosome 35, bAptMan1.hap1, whole genome shotgun sequence, the window ggaCCCATTCAGGCCTCCTTGAGTCTCCCCAAACCCCCAGCCCCCTCTAGCCTTTACCAGTATCCCCCCCAGAGGTCTTTCTGGACCCGCCCAGAGCTCCTGGGCCCGCTCTGACCTGTGCCCTCACCCACAGGTTCAGCACGTCCCGGCAGACGCTGACCTGGATCTCGGACTCGTTCTTCTCCAGGTGATGCAGCTGgaccccccccgctcccccgtcAGCTCAGACACCCCAAAGGGCACCGGCTCGTTAGCGTCAGGGCGGCCCTGGGGCTCGCACAGCCCAGCTATGTGGCACGGGCTGGGCCAGCGGCTTGGAAATCTCCTCTGCAGAGTGTTTTAGGGGGGCTGCAAACTCCCTGGACACTTCTTTTGGTGGTGTTTAGCCCCATCTTGCTAATTAACATTCCCCCATTGACCCCGGTGGTGGGGGAATGGAGGCAAGCTCGGCCGCGGGTTAGCGTTAGGAGGGCACAGAGGAGTCTTGGCTTTTCCTATCACTCATTGTCCCCACAGCATGGTCCGGACACGGGTGTGCTCGGGTCCCAGCGCCCGGCACTGCTAGCCGATCGCTCCCTGGAGCAGACCTGTGGCTCTTGGGGGGGGCTGATCCCAGTAAACAGGTTCAGTTGGTTCCTGGCTGCCAGGAGACAAACCTTCCTGGCTCAAGTGGCACAAGCAGAAGGAATTTACCCGCTTGGAGCAAGTGCTTGTGACTGCTCTGTCTCGGAGCTTCCTCCCCGGGGGCGCTGCCTCTGCTCCCCTGCTGCTGGGGGCTGCCGTAAATGGCCGTAATTAGTCAGGTCCTGCTGCTTCTTTCTCCGGGAACCGAGCTTTCCAGAGTGCTTGTGGCTGGTCTGATGCATCGCCTTTGGGTTTTGCTTGGGTAAGCCACCCCAGGGCAAGCTGAGAGTAGCCTCCTACCTGGGCTGGGGCCAGGACTCACAGACACAAGGACAGGAGATGTTTTCTGGCCTGTCTCCAGTCCCCTGCAGGTGCTGTCAGAGGCTCTGAGAGGTCCGCTGAGCCTGCCAGTGCCTGCACACGCTGCTGTTTTCTGGGCTGGGGGGTGGTTGAGGGAAGCTCATGTCCCCCGGCTGCAAAGAGGTGATGAACCGTCCCTCTGTGCCCCATGAGAGTGGCTGTGGCAGTAGGGACTGTCCCTCCGCAGGGCCATGCAGTGCCTGGTGCGGGGTGAGCCTCACCCAGCTTTCACGCAGCACCGGGCACCGCAGGGCCCCGAGCGCGGCCAGAGCCTGGGGGAGCAGCTGAGCTCTGCACACAAACCCCCGTCCCCTCTGTTCACCCCGCAGCCTCCTGAGCGGGCGCATCTCCACCCTGAAGGATGAGACGGGAGCGGTGAGTTCTCCGTTGGCAGGTCAAATCTGTAGGGGAATGCCGGGGAGATCCCAGCGGTGCTTAGCTCCTGGGGATCGgcgtgccccggggggggggcttaCAGCAGGAATTTCCCCTCAGTGACCTGCTCTCTTCCTCCCAGATCTTCATCGACCGGGACCCCACTGTCTTCGCCCCGATTCTCAACTTCCTGCGGACCAAGGAGCTCGACCCCCGGGGCGTCAGCATCTCGCTGCTGCTGCACGAGGCCGAGTTTTACGGCATCACCCCGCTAGGTGATAGCTCTTGGTGGGGTTCTCTGCTGGCGCGTGGCGGGTGTCTGGGCCggggggcagctgcctgcagtggGGGGCTCTGTGCAGGGAGGAGGGCCGGAGGGACAGGGGCTCACAGCTCCATCTCTGCCCTGCCCCCAGTTCGACGCCTGCAGCTGCGGGAGGAGTTGGATCGGTCGTCCTGCGGGAGCGTCCTCTTCAACGGGTACCTGCCGCCCCCAGGTAGGGCTGAGCCATGCGTCCCCACGGTGGGGACGAGTGGCTGAGAGCCCCCAAGGAAGCAGTTGGTGGGGGTGGCTGGCCTCTCTCAGTGGGTTTCCTGGGGAAAGGGTTCGCCGGAGGCTTCAGCATCACCCTGTGACTGCCCGCAGTGTTCCCAGCCAAGCGGCGCAACCGCCACAGCGTCGCGGGGCCCCAGATCGCCGCTCGCCTGCAGAGCACGGGCGACCGAGCCCCTGTACGCCGCAGCAACACGATGCCGCCCAACCTGGGCAACGCTGGGCTTCTGGGGCGCCTGCTGGAAGACCGAGCCGTGGCTGCAGGTAGGGCCGGGCACCGGGGAAGGGTGCTGGGAGCTGAGACGCCTActcctctcctggctctgcagcacGTGCTCGTgccctgtctgtctctctgcacCAGGCACGGCTAGCGACCCAGGCATGGTCCGGATTGTCTGCGGGCACCACAACTGGATCGCTGTGGCTTATGCCCAGTTCCTCGTCTGCTACAGGTAAACACAGGACCAGGGTCCTTCACCCCCTTTATCTCCCCACCTGTCCCTggtcctgtgtcccccccagcGTGGTGCTGGTTCAGCCGTCAGCCCCGCTTTCCCCCTTGCTCCAGGATGAAGGAAACGTCAGGCTGGCAGCAAGTGTTCACCAGCCCGCGGCTGGACTGGGTGATCGAGCGCGTGGCCCTGAACGCCAAGGTGCTCGGCGGGTCGTTGGGTGACCACGACAAGATGGTGGCGGTGGCATCCTGTAGTGAGATCATCCTCTGGGCGCTGCAGGCTGACGGCAACGGCAGCGAGATCGGTGAGCGACACGGGGACTCCTGCACAGCCCCGTTCAGTTCTCTTGGCCTTCGTAGACCTCAGCTCAACCAGGACCCCTTTCTTACTCCCCTAAGCCTGCAGGTTTAGGTGCTTACTGTCCCTCAGAGGCTCAGTTGGGAGCTGGGATGCAAGATTCATCTCCCTGGTCCCCTTGTACCTCTGCCAGCCACCTCACGGCTCTTCTCCCCTCCCAGGTGTCTTCATTCTGGGGGTCCCTGTGGAGGCCCTCTTTTTTGTGGGGAACCAGCTCATTGCCACCAGCCACACGGGCAAGATCGGCGTCTGGAACGCCGTCACCAAGCACTGGCAGGTGAGTGCGGAGGCCCTGCGGCAGGGTCCAAGCCAGCTCTGTGCTATCTctcagctccctgctctctgccctcCTGCAGATTCAGGACGTCGTCCCCATCAACAGCTATGATGCAGCTGGCACCTTCCTGCTCCTTGGTTGTAACAACGGCTCCATCTACTACGTGGGTGAGTGCCAGAGAGGGCCTGTGGGCACAGCTCGAGCTCTGCCTAGCCCCTGCTCCCAAACTGCCTGGTCAGGAAGGGCTGGCTGAGACGGCGCAGAGTGACAAAGTCCCTCCTTTCCCCAGATGTGCAAAAGTTTCCCCTGCGCATGAAGGACAATGACCTGCTGGTTACAGAGCTGTACCGTGACCCCTCCGAAGACGCCGTGACGGCCCTCAGTGTCTACCTCACGCCCAAGAGCAGTAAGGGCTCCCCGTCgcacctggccctgcccagggagctcctcGTCCCACCTCTGTGCTCCCAGCGTAGCCCCAGGCATCGACTCCTGACCTGCTCCTGGGGCAGCTGGACAGCTAACCTGGGAGTCTGCGCAAACGGGCTCTGGGTGCGCCCAGgttctctgccctgggcaggggcGTCAGGGAGAGATGGGGTGTTTGGGTTCTGCCATTCTTTGTGTCCGCAGGTGACAGTGGGAACTGGATCGAGATCGCCTATGGCACCAGCTCGGGGGTTGTGCGGGTCATTGTGCAGCACCCCGAGACCGTGGGCTCTGGCCCCCAGCTCTTCCAGACCTTCACAGTGCACCGCAGCCCTGTCACCAAGATTATGCTGTCAGAGAAGCACCTCATCTCCGGTAGGTGCTGGGAGAACTTGGAGATGGGAGGCTCACGGGGAGCTAGCAGGGAGCCGCGGGCCGTGAGTTAGGGGCCTGGATGAAGCAGAGAGCGGCCCCTCTGATGacccctttctcccttcctgccTCCTTCCAGTCTGTGCCGATAACAACCACGTGCGTACCTGGACGGTCACCCGGTTCCGCGGGATGATCTCCACGCAGCCCGGCTCTACCCCCCTGGCCTCCTTCAAAATCCTCTCGCTGGAGGATATCGACGGCCACGCGGGCTGCAGTGCTGGCACCGACATCGGTAGGGGAACCGGTCCCTGCCCTGACACCTCTGCAAGGGACCTGgtccctggctgggcaggagCAGCGTCTGGTCGCTGCACCCTAGCTGCCCTGGGCTTGTGGGGCAGGTGCTGATGTGAGCTGTGCTGGCAGGGCCCTTTGGAGAGCGCGACGACCAGCAAGTTTTCATCCAGAAAGTGGTGCCAGACGCTTGCCAGGTCTTCGTGCGGCTTTCATCCACAGGCaagaggtgaggagagcagggccGGAGGGGCAGCTGCCTCGGGGGTCCCCTGAGGTCTCCACAGCCAGTGCTGGCTTCTCCCCTGAGCATCAGTCTGGAGAGAGAAGTGGGCCCAGACCTGCCCCCTTTCCGCCCCTCTGAGAGCTGGGGAGGACCCAGGCGCCCGGGCTTTCTCTACCGCCGGATGCCGCTCCTCTTGCGGCGCCTGGCCGCGGCGCGGGCTGAGCCGAGCTGTGCCCGCAGGATCTGCGAGGTGCGCTCCGTGGACGGCACGGCCATCACGGCCTTCATGGTGCACGAGTGCGAAGGCTCGAGCCGCATCGGCTCCCGCCCCCGCCGCTACCTCTTCACGGGCCACGCCAACGGCAGCATCCAAATGTGGGATCTCACCACCGCCATGGAGATGTTGGGAAAACCGCCAGGTACCTGGGGCAAGGCAGCCAGGATCCCTCCCCTCTACCCTGTTGCCCTCTGGCCGTGTCCTCACTGTGCCTTGCTCCGTTTTCAGAAGCCGGGGGCCTGacggaagaagagctgctgcagcagctggaacAGTGCGATCTGGCCTTGACCCGGACCCCGGACATGAGCCCTGCTGGCTCCTTCGCCCACTCCAGCACCCCACGGGCCTCCATCACCAGGTACAGACCAGCCCGGGCCCTGCGGCGGGTGGGCTTGCAGGACGGACGGAGCCGCCTGCTCCCGGCCCTGGGATCGCTCCCGGCCCTGGGATCACCCCAGCTTGGCCCCGTCCTGCCCCTGCTTTGGGGCACAGCACTTCCACAAGCACCTTCATAGCCCAGTTGTGCCCCTCTcctgcttccctctctctcctctgcagCCTCCAGTCGCAGGGGAGCGAAGGGACCCGGGAGAAGCTGGGCCGGGGGGTGCTGCCGGGCCCTTCCCACGCCAGTCTGCCTCCACCCAAGCTCCGCGAGGCCCTCGGCGTCTTCCCCGCACTCTCGGCCAGCCAGAGCTCCCTGCCCTGCAGCGACGGCCCCCCGTCCGCGCCCGAGGCGTGCtgccggcggccggcgggggcggctggCCTGGACGGGGACCCCCGCGGCCTCcccgggccccggggcgggggcagctTCGTGGAGAGATGCCAGGAGCTCGCCCGCTCCAGCGAGCTCGGCCAGTTGGAGAGCAGGAGGTTCAGCCACGCCGGGGAGCTCGAggccgcccggcccgggggcaAAGGCAAGGCCCTGCGTCCTCCCGGGGCCCGTCCAGGACGACCCCCCGGTGCCAGCCCCACGCCGGCCGCCAGGACGCTGCCCCCCGCTCTTCCCGGGCCGCCCCCCGCCAGCCCTCCTGCCGCCGGCGACAGCTTCCCCATCGTCCCGCTGGCGGCCCCCAAGTCCCGGCTCAACGAGACGTCCTTCTGAGGAGGGGGGGGCCGAGTCCTGCCGCGCCGGCCTTGCTGCGGGAGGGGGGCGACGCGAGGGTCCCCTGCCCTCTGTCGGGACTTGGTGCTCCCCCATCTACGGACTCGGGGACGCTGGGACAGGCAAGAGCTGCGGCTCTTCCCCCTTTTCCGGGGCGGAGAGGCGTTAATGGGCAGAGCCCTCACTCTGGGCTTACTGGAGCTCATCTCGGCCGCGTCCTGCTCCGCTCCCCTGCCCCCCGGGCtctgcagggccctggggggCGAAGGGGCTCTGCCCCCTCCCATGCCAAAGCACATTTAGCAATAAGCTGGTCCCTCCGGGGTCCAGGCACCGCTGCCTGCGGGAATTTCAGGGTTCCTCACATATACACCCCCTTTCCTATCTGCCTCGCAGCGTGTTTCTTGGCGGCCGGTTTcagcagccgtggggagggtccCGGGCGCGTTCAGCCCCCCGACGatggggcaggggcagaggtggcGGCGTTTGTCCGGTAACGCTGCACGTGCAGGTGCTGCCCCAGTTGCTGCATGCGCCGCGCTGCCCGTTCTTGCCTCCCTGCCGGGGCTGCCCTAAGGTGATCCCAGATAACGTGGCACCAGGCCGCATCCTTGCGAGGAGGGCGTGGgagccggacacctgggccctgggAGGCTGGTGGGCAccggcagcccggacgcctgggctctctCCCCAGCGCGGGGGCAGCAACGCTCCGGCAGGTTGACGCTCGGACTCTGGGGCCTGCTCCCGGCTCCGGTGGCGATGGCAGCAGGGGCCCGGCGGTCGGTACCTGTAAAATCAAGGGGTGGCAGGCGGTGCCGGTCCCTGCTGCGCCGGGGCTGCGGAGCCGCCGGGACCAGTGCCGGATCTGCCCTGCGGCCAGAGTCCCGGCTGTGACCGTGGCGTGGGGGCACCTGCCCGGcaccccccctgctcccccttgtCCCCCATGactcacccctctgccccccatttcgaTCCCCCCATAGCTCAGCCTCCCCCAGCTCAGCCCCCCGCATTCCTCACCCCAGgcctccctgtgccccccccccgtcGCTGCCCCATGTGGCTCAGCCTCCTGTTTTTGCCCGTCCCAGCCCCTCTCTGTGCCCCCCATCTCAGCTTCCTCCCATTGCTGAACCCCTTATCACTGAGCCCCCCGAGCTCCCCTGTATTCCAGCCTCCCCCATATCCTGCCCCCCCCATAGCTGAGCCCCGCATCACCAAGCCCCCCGAGACCCCTATAGCCCCAACCCCTGAGCCCCCCCAGCCCGACCCATCATATCGCAGACCCCTTATACCCTGCATTGCTCAGCCCTTCAAGCCCCTCCATAGCTGGCACCCCAGAGCCCCACAGCTGAGCCCCGTATCACTCAGCCCCCTGAGCCCCCCATAGCCCAGACCCCCATAACTCGTTCCCCCAGCTGAGCCCCACGTCGCTCAGCCCCTTGAGCCCCCCTATAGCCGAGACCCCCATGCCTCCCTATAGCCTGGCCCCTtttaactgcccccccccccgcgagcgCAGCCCCCAGAGCCCAGCCCCCCCCATAGCTGACCCCCGCATTGCTCGGCCCCCCTGAGCCCCCCCAGCCCGGTTCCCCATATCCAAGACTCCCTATAGCTAAGCCCCGCATTGCTCAGCCTCCCTAAGGCCCCGTGCAGCCCAGACCCCCATAGCCCACCCCCACGCCTCCCCATAGCGCAGGCCCTTATACGTGAGCCCCACATCGCTGAGCCCTCCGAGCCCCCCATATCCCAGCCCCTCTCATAGCTGAGCCCTGCATCGCCGAGCCCCCCCATAGCCCAGCCCCCCCCAGCTCAACCCCcccccagctcagcccccccaTGCCCCCCCATAGCCCAGCCCCCCCCAGCTCAACCCcccccagctcagcccccccaTGCCCCCCCATAGCCCAGCCCCCCCAGCTCAGCCCCACCAGTTTAGCCCCTCATTGCTGAGCCCCCCCGATAGCCCGGCCCTCCCGGTTCAGCCCCCCATGTCCCAGGCCCCCCCATAGCTGAGCCCCGCATCTCCGAGCCCCCCATATCCCGCCCCCCCAgcagcgccccgccccgcggcgcccccccggccccccccgcggcggggcccccccggaCCTGCGCGGGCGCCGGCTGCTGCTCCCGGAGGCGGTCGCGTAGCAACGGCGGGGCcgctgcggcggcgcggggggggcgggcgcgggggggggcccggccgcggcggagcATCCCGGGGCGCACGAGGcgagcggggccccgcgccgaGAGGTctctgccgggccgggccgccgcgccgcgccgcaccggggggcgccgggggctgccggggggggggggggtcggtgcAGCGGGGCCCCGCGCTGCTTCTAGGCGCTTCcagagcgcggcggggcccggcgagcggggagggcccggggcgaggcggggcggcgcggggagcggccgggcggggggcgccgggcgccgggcacGGAGGCAGGGCGCGGGCCGCGGCTGCTGCACCGCCGCGCACGGCAGGTACGCACGGcttgcacacgcacacgcgcgtgcacacgcgtgtgcacacggcATGCACGCAGGGCTCGCGCGCACGTGTGCACGCGGCGGGTGCGCgcggcatgcacacacacacacgcagcgtCACACGTGTGCTCACGGCATGCACACGCAGCATCACGCGTACCCGCGGTGCGCACGTGTGTGCACGCGGCATGCGCACGCACACAGCATGCACGCAGGGCTCGCACACACGTGTGCGCACGGCGGGTGCGCGTGGCATGCGCACGCTGTCACACGTGTGCTCacggcatgcacacacacagcttGCCCACAGGGCtcatgcacacgtgtgcacatggtGGGTATGCACAGCATGCACACGCAGCATCACACGTATGCTCACAGCATGCACACACAGCATCACGTGTACACAcagtgtgcacgtgtgtgcacacagcatg includes:
- the SHKBP1 gene encoding SH3KBP1-binding protein 1, encoding MAAPGGAARPGGEVVQLNVGGKRFSTSRQTLTWISDSFFSSLLSGRISTLKDETGAIFIDRDPTVFAPILNFLRTKELDPRGVSISLLLHEAEFYGITPLVRRLQLREELDRSSCGSVLFNGYLPPPVFPAKRRNRHSVAGPQIAARLQSTGDRAPVRRSNTMPPNLGNAGLLGRLLEDRAVAAGTASDPGMVRIVCGHHNWIAVAYAQFLVCYRMKETSGWQQVFTSPRLDWVIERVALNAKVLGGSLGDHDKMVAVASCSEIILWALQADGNGSEIGVFILGVPVEALFFVGNQLIATSHTGKIGVWNAVTKHWQIQDVVPINSYDAAGTFLLLGCNNGSIYYVDVQKFPLRMKDNDLLVTELYRDPSEDAVTALSVYLTPKSSDSGNWIEIAYGTSSGVVRVIVQHPETVGSGPQLFQTFTVHRSPVTKIMLSEKHLISVCADNNHVRTWTVTRFRGMISTQPGSTPLASFKILSLEDIDGHAGCSAGTDIGPFGERDDQQVFIQKVVPDACQVFVRLSSTGKRICEVRSVDGTAITAFMVHECEGSSRIGSRPRRYLFTGHANGSIQMWDLTTAMEMLGKPPEAGGLTEEELLQQLEQCDLALTRTPDMSPAGSFAHSSTPRASITSLQSQGSEGTREKLGRGVLPGPSHASLPPPKLREALGVFPALSASQSSLPCSDGPPSAPEACCRRPAGAAGLDGDPRGLPGPRGGGSFVERCQELARSSELGQLESRRFSHAGELEAARPGGKGKALRPPGARPGRPPGASPTPAARTLPPALPGPPPASPPAAGDSFPIVPLAAPKSRLNETSF